In a genomic window of Littorina saxatilis isolate snail1 unplaced genomic scaffold, US_GU_Lsax_2.0 scaffold_289, whole genome shotgun sequence:
- the LOC138957838 gene encoding uncharacterized protein, giving the protein MNHLNCTLSRLASRIQVAEGEIHLQGVYNVYKQENEGNVEDLKKFGKAVKILFPCTEKENSIDFDQNIGKNYSSIHMKGLGLKPTDTNRQTSHLDKEFNPSLIQAKLPRHYRVLQVTSWSLTVSGKSVDFREHLIDTTYMCEEADIVCLIVDKLSLCLGLTTVTLKKGRQQDVWTKSDMDGFQQVSIRSVNCMRIVKLLHINSSCRSCYRMYTRDSYQHNKKKASTDKENQDPTESENPISKLQMLFPDASSATLDLLLAQINNTAVQQKTNRRWPKSVVTMCLTMWTRSPQAYRDLLGSGILVLPSESLLILYKNFIPQEPGFQAEVFEWMFNEAQRQKLPNMAGGIIFDEMSIQADLHICKNGKNQELVGLVEQLKESEQVRLLQNGKVKKQLATHVLQLVFLGMSGFRFPFAHFPVKDSTAVDLYCTVWQAVQELSLWGFDVKFLCMDGASANRTFLKMHLKPDEMKKTMSVTNPCIPNKKVQMIMDYSHCVKKIRNNILKSGGQGCTRTLTLSNNFVIVWEFWREAYAWDQKNPIQLHRNLTPNHLSPNNSEKMRNHLAEEVLDHNMLHLFKAYQKSLGQAGGKLQGVLDLLEQTSEIICVFHDTRGVSQMNDDRLRRNREALCWFQTWENETLKDETLTSTEKSRRLLSSQCREDLTSCLIGFHELCDSYLQDFPSSWVVPCRINSDIVENTFCQQRGLHNGAASNPNYATYRKTMNSIILGQHSLSKKRNTAKSTTPTEAFPFSVPGPLRKKKKVSSASSTSSSSPVL; this is encoded by the coding sequence gaagatCTTAAAAAGTTTGGAAAAGCAGTGAAAATTTTGTTCCCATGCACAGAAAAGGAAAACAGCATAGACTTTGATCAAAATATTGGAAAAAACTATTCTTCTATACATATGAAGGGACTTGGTTTGAAACCTACTGATACAAACAGGCAGACATCACATTTGGACAAAGAATTCAACCCCAGTCTGATTCAGGCTAAGCTGCCAAGACATTACAGAGTACTGCAGGTGACGAGTTGGTCCCTGACAGTTTCTGGTAAAAGTGTTGATTTTAGAGAACATTTGATTGACACTACTTACATGTGTGAAGAGGCTGACATTGTCTGTTTAATTGTAGACAAATTGTCACTCTGCTTAGGACTGACAACAGTCACTTTGAAAAAAGGAAGACAACAGGATGTCTGGACTAAGAGTGACATGGATGGCTTTCAGCAAGTGAGCATTCGTTCTGTAAATTGTATGCGAATAGTAAAGCTGCTACACATAAACTCTTCCTGCCGTTCATGTTATCGAATGTACACAAGAGATAGCTACCAACACAACAAGAAAAAGGCATCGACTGATAAAGAAAACCAAGACCCAACTGAATCTGAAAACCCAATTTCTAAATTGCAGATGTTGTTTCCAGACGCTTCGTCTGCTACATTAGACCTTTTGCTAGCACAAATAAACAACACTGCAGTGCAGCAAAAGACCAACCGAAGATGGCCCAAGTCAGTGGTGACCATGTGTCTCACCATGTGGACTAGGAGTCCACAGGCCTACAGAGACCTCCTTGGCAGTGGAATACTTGTCCTACCATCAGAATCACTCCTGATTCTGTACAAAAACTTTATTCCCCAAGAGCCAGGTTTCCAGGCCGAGGTGTTCGAATGGATGTTTAACGAAGCACAAAGGCAAAAACTGCCTAACATGGCAGGTGGAATCATCTTTGATGAAATGTCTATTCAAGCAGATTTGCACATATGCAAAAATGGCAAAAATCAGGAACTTGTGGGACTTGTAGAACAACTGAAAGAATCCGAACAAGTGAGACTGCTGCAAAATGGAAAGGTCAAAAAACAACTTGCGACACATGTACTGCAGTTGGTTTTTCTTGGAATGTCTGGCTTTCGTTTCCCATTTGCTCACTTTCCTGTAAAAGACTCAACAGCAGTTGACCTTTATTGCACAGTGTGGCAGGCAGTGCAAGAGCTCTCACTTTGGGGTTTTGATGTGAAGTTTCTGTGTATGGATGGTGCAAGTGCAAACAGGACTTTTCTGAAAATGCATCTAAAACCAGATGAAATGAAGAAGACAATGTCTGTGACAAATCCATGCATCCCAAACAAAAAAGTCCAAATGATAATGGATTACAGTCACTGTGTGAAGAAAATACGCAACAACATTTTGAAAAGTGGTGGACAAGGCTGCACAAGAACGCTTACACTTTCAAATAACTTTGTTATTGTCTGGGAGTTCTGGAGAGAAGCTTATGCATGGGATCAGAAGAATCCTATACAACTGCACAGAAATCTCACTCCAAATCATCTGTCACCAAACAATTCAGAAAAAATGAGGAACCATCTAGCAGAAGAAGTGCTTGACCACAACATGCTGCATTTATTCAAGGCTTATCAGAAGTCTTTGGGCCAGGCCGGAGGAAAGCTTCAGGGAGTTCTTGATCTTCTTGAGCAGACATCAGAAATCATTTGCGTGTTCCATGATACACGAGGAGTTTCACAAATGAACGATGACAGACTCAGGAGAAATCGGGAAGCACTTTGCTGGTTCCAAACCTGGGAAAATGAAACGCTGAAAGATGAAACTTTGACTTCAACGGAAAAATCTAGACGATTACTGTCAAGCCAGTGTCGTGAAGACCTGACATCATGCCTTATAGGCTTTCATGAGCTCTGTGATTCATATTTGCAAGATTTTCCATCTTCGTGGGTCGTACCTTGCCGAATTAACAGTGATATAGTGGAGAACACATTCTGTCAACAGCGTGGACTCCACAATGGTGCTGCATCAAATCCAAACTATGCAACCTACCGGAAAACCATGAATTCCATCATATTGGGCCAACACTCTTTGTCCAAGAAGAGAAACACTGCAAAGTCAACTACACCCACTGAGGCTTTTCCTTTCTCTGTA